DNA from Campylobacter lari:
GTAAAAATAAAGCCAATATACCAAAAAATCCTCCTATAAAAAAAGGAATTCTCCAAGCAAAGCTTTCTACTTCTTCTTTATCAAAATATGCATATATAGTCAAAGTCGCTAAATTTCCAAGCAATAAACCTAAAGTCAAAGTCGCTGAAATAAAACCAAGTGCCAAACCAAGTCTTTTTTTACTCACAAATTCACTCACAAAAATCCAAGCACCACTAACTTCAGCTCCTATGGCTAATCCTTGGGCTATCCTAATAACAAAAAGCATAAAAGTAGCCAAAAGCCCTATGTTTTCATAAGTAGGTAAAAAGGCCAAAACAAAACTTGGTACAACCATTAAAAGCATGCTAATATAAAAAACATTCTTACGCCCTTTTATATCTGCAAAATGCGCTAAAACAACAGCACCAAAAGGTCTGGCTAAATACCCTGCCCCAAAGGCTACATAAGTATAGATTAATGGCCAAAAATCATCATTTTGAGGAAAGAAAATTTTTGCAAAAACACTTGCAAAGAAGATAAATAAAACAAAATCATAAAATTCCAAAATACCACCTAAGGAAGCATAGATGGTATTTTTAAAAGCTTTTTGCATTATTAAATTTTGCCACCTTCGATTACTACATCATCAGCTTTTATATCATCGCTAAAAAATGGCTTTAAAGTTTCATCATAAGCTTTGTGGAAAAATTGTTCATTTTGTAATTTTAAAATCAAATCATTGATAAAATTTAACATAGCTTCGTCACCTTTTTTTACAGCAGGAGCTATAACATCATGATTTCCAAGTTCTTTAATCACTACTTCAAAATTTGGATTTTCTTTAGCCCAAGCAAAAAGCAATGCATTATCATGACTTAACGCATCACCTCTTTTACCAATTAAAGCTGCAAAAGTTTCTGTATTTTGATCAAATTTAATCGTTTTAATATCTGGCATATTTTTTGTAAAATACGCATCAGCTGTTGTGCCTTTATTTAAAATTAAAGTTTTATTTTTTAAATCATCTAAAGTTTCAATATCTGACCCTTTAGGAGCCACCACCCCAAGAGCAACTTTCATATAAGGTAATGCAAAATCAACCACAGCTTCTCTTTCTGGGGTTTTTGTAAAATTTGCTAAGATTAAATCTACTTTATTTGATTCTAAAAATTCTACTCTATTTGCTGCTTCAACAAGTACAAATTGCACTTTAGACTCATCTCCTAAAAGCTCTTTTGCTATGCGTTTAGCAAAATATACATCATAACCTTGATTTTTCCCTTGTGCATCTAGGTAGCCAAATGGAGGTTTATCGCCAAATACACCTATACGGATTACACCTTGCTGTTTGATTTTCTCTATGGAATTTTCATTAGAGCTTGAATTTGAGCATGCACTAAAAAAAAGTGCCATCAAAAATGATAAAAGAAAAAATTTTTTCATGTTTTATCCTTACGATTAAAAATTTAAATTTTTAAACCTTATATTATTTTTTTAAATAAATATTTTAAAAAAATAAAATTAACGATGAAAATCAAACAAATTGAGAAATTTTTTCGCACGATCTGTCTTTGGATTTTCAAAAAATTCATCAGGATTTGAAATTTCTACTATTTTACCATCATCCATAAAAACTATTTTATCAGCAACTGCTCTTGCAAAACCCATTTCATGTGTAACTATAAGCATAGTCATACCATCTTTTGCCAAATTTAAAATCACATCTAAAACTTCACGCACGATTTCAGGATCAAGCGCTGCTGTAACTTCATCAAAAAGCATGATTTCAGGGTTCATACAAAGACTTCTAACTATGGCTATGCGTTGCTTTTGTCCACCGCTTAATTCTTTAGGATAAGCTTTTATTTTATGCAAAAGTCCTACTCTATCAAGCCAGTATTTTGCTTCTTCTAAAACCTCTTCTTTTTTTCTTTTTTGCACCTTTAAAGGTCCTAAAAGTATATTTTGCTCAACATTTAAATGATCAAAAAGCTCATAAGATTGAAACACCATACCTATTTTTTGACGAATTTGAGTCCATTTTTTATAATTTTTATCAATTTTCTCATCATCTACTAAAATAGCTCCATCAGCCATTTCTTCTAGGCCATTAATACATCTTAAAAGTGTAGATTTCCCACAACCACTTGGACCTAGTATAACCACTACTTCTTTTTGATTTACTTCTAAATTAATATCTTTTAAAACATGATGATCATCATAATATTTTTGTAAATTTTGTATTTTTAAAATGCTCATATTAGCTCCATTTTTTCTCTAAAAACTTTGAATATACTGACAAAGGATAACAAAGTATAAAATAAATCAATAAAATCAAACCATAAATCACAAAAGCCGCATAAGAATTTTGAAATAAATTAAGCTCAATCACTTGTTGACCTACTTTAATAAGCTCTATACCACCGATTAGATAAATCACTGAAGTGCTTTTAATAATTCTTGTAAAAAGATTAATACTCATTGGTAATAATCTTCTCAAAGATAAAGGTATAATGATAAAAAGATAAACTTCAAATTTATTAAAACCTAGTGAAAGTCCTGACTCATACTGATGTTTTGGTATACTTGCTAAAGATGATCTAACCAAATCCATCATCTCAAACACACCCCAAATACTAAAAACAATAATACTTGAACCCAAAGCACTCAAATGCCATCCAAACCATTTCGCCAAGCCAAAATGCACTATAAAAAGCCAAACAATCAAAGGCATAATACGCACAAACTCAAGCATAAAACGACAAAAAACATAAAGGAATTTGTTTTTAGAATGCATTAAAATTCCAAAAAATACTCCTCCTATGAGTGAAATCAAAACACTAATCAATGAAAGCTCTAAAGTAACCTTTAAACCTTGCGCTAGTCTAAAAAAGGTATCTTGATTTAAAATTTCAAACATAATTTAACCTTTTTTCTATACGGTTTAACACTAAAGATAAAGGTAAAATCAAGATCAAATAACAAAGCACCAAAGCAAATAATGCTTCGTTACTTTTATAATAAAGCCCTATAAGATCTTTAGCCACATATACTAAATCTGCTAAAGCAATAATGCTTACTACAGAAGTTTCTTTAAGTAAAAAAATGATATTTGCACTAATGCTTGGCATAGCTATACCCAAAGCTTGAGGCATAATAATATAACGGAAATTTTGCCATTTACTCAAACCCAAAGAAAGTCCTGATTCATATTGTTGTTTTTTAACCGCTTCCATACCCGCTCTTAAACTTTCAGCCATATAAGAACCACCTAAAAAACTAAGTCCTATCACAGCACAAGCAAAAGAGCTAAGTTGAATTCCAAATTCAGGTAAAGCATAATATAAAAAGAAAAGTTGGATTAGCAAAGGTGTGTTTCTTGAAAATTCTATATAAATTTTACAAATTGTGTTTAAAAAGGAAAATTTAAAATAACTCACTCCCACACAAAATAAACCTACTAAAAATGAAAAAAACACCCCATAAATAGCAAGTTTTAATGTAAGCCAAGAAGCTTGTATAAACATAGGGCTAAACTTGACTAAAAAATCAAAATCCATGAAACCATCCATACTTTAAAATATAATATTGTAACAAATAAGACTTAAAAAGACTTAATTAAATTTTGCATTTTTTCTTTATTTAAAATTACTATTTTACCTTTATTTGTGCAAATAAGCTCATTTTGTTTTAATTCTTTTAAAAAACGCGACAAAGATTCTGGGGGTAAATTTAAAATCACAGCGATTTCTTTTTGTTTTAAATTTTGTAGTTTTTCTTCATTTTCTAGTAAAAAGCTGACTAATCTTGACTTTAAATCCAAAGATTTTTGTCTGATAAAATTTTCTAAAATTCGAATTTTACCGATTAAAGAAGTCAAAAGTAAAAAACTAAATTCTCCGTTTTCTAAGCATAATTTTTTAAATTCATTAAAATCAAAAACACAAATTTCACAATCTTGCTCACAAATTGCATTGGCTGGGTAATCAATACCCTCAAACACAGGCATTTCAGCTATAAAATTTACCGGAGTTAGAGTGTGTAGTGTTAGCTCAAAACCTTTTGCATTTACCTTATATATACGCACTTTTCCACTTAGTAAAATGTAAATTTTATTTGCTTTTTCACCTTGAAAAAATAAAATATTTCCTTTCTTAAAATACTTCTTTTCGCCCTTTGAAATCAAAATTTCAAAATGTTTATCCATTTTCTTTTTCCATATTTTTAATACTTTCTTTTGCTTTTAAAACCAGCTCTTCATCATCTGCAAAATCAAAAAATTTAAAGTGATTTCCATGTTGCACTCTACCATCTAGCAAATCCCCACTTAACCTGTTTTTTAAATCAAGCTCAGCTATTTTAAACCCATCTAAAGTTTTAGCAAATTCAAGCAAACGACTTGGAATTTCTTTTTGCTTAGTATATAAATAACAAAAGCTCTCAAGCCCTACTCTACCTACCCTACCTCGAAGCTGATGTAAGGTAGCAAGCCCAAGTCTTTCAGCCCCAACAACTACAATCACGCTTAGTCTTGGTAAAGAAATTCCCACTTCAACCACCGTTGTAGAAAGTAAAATCGTGCCTTTTTCTCTAAATTCTTGCAAAATTTGATCTTTATTTTTATCTTTTCCATGAGTCACATAAACATTTTTGTATTTGTTTATCCAATACCCTTGTGCTTGTTCTAGCGATAAATAATCTATATTTTCACTTTCATTTACCAAAGGATAAATGATGATTACTTGATGATTTTTAGCTAGTTCATCATCGATTTTTTTAAGCAAATATTTAAAATCTTTATCTTGTATGCAAAAAGTTTTAATGTCTTTTTTAAAAGGCATTTGTTTAATAAAACTAAAATTTACAAGCTCACTTTGTATCATAGAAAGTGTTCTTGGTATAGGTGTAGCAGAAAATTGCACGATATGTGGAGCATATTGAGAGTTTTTACTAAGCTCACTTATTTTTTGTCTTTGATTAGAGCCAAAGCGATGTTGCTCATCTATCATCACTAAAACTGCTTCAAATTCTTCTTGATGAATGAGCGCATGTGTACCTATGATAAAATGGGCTTGTTCTTTTAATTTTGCTAAATCTTTATCTTTTTTACCACCCTTTAAAAGCAATACATTAACAAAATCAGGCAAAAATCTTTTTGCTTCATGATAAATTTGCTCTGCTAATATACTAGTTGGAGCCATTAAAATAGCCTTTTTAGGATATACTAGCAAACTTGCAGCAAGTATGACCAAAGTCTTACCACAACCCACATCACCCATTACCACACGCCTTTTAGCGACTTTATTTTGCAAATCTTTTTTAATATCTTCTATTGCTAAAAGCTGATCATTTGTAGGGCTAAATTCTAAACCTTTAAGCCAAGAGCTTATATCAAAAAGTTCTATTTCATAAGCATTTTGTGATATTTTTTTACCCTTTAAACGCCTTAAATGATTAAAAATTTCTATATATTTTAAATCTTTAACTATGGCATTAAAATTTTTATAAAGAATTAAATCATCATAATTGTGTAAATTCAAAAGTAAATTGATATATTTTTGTTCTAAATTTAGCGCTTTTAAATTAGCTTCATTGACATATTTTAAAATAAGCTTTTTGATGCTTTCATCTTTAATAGAGCTAATTTGGTATTTAGGGATTATTTGACCTATGTTTTTTACTATTTTTGGGTTTATAAACTGCCAAATTCCATTAAAAAAATTCATCTTTGCATGGATACAAACCAAAGCATTATGTTTAAAAATTTTAAAATGCCACTTATTAGGATGAAAGATCACTATATTTGCTTTTATACCCCATTCTAAACACTCACAAAGCATAAAAAGCTGGGAGTGATGATTTTGTGTGCTAATAATTTTTACATTTTGAGTGCAAAATGTATCTTTTGGAAACTTTGAAATTCTAAAATCATCAAATTTTTTAGGTAAAATCAAAGCCAAATCGATACAATTTTTAACCCCTAAAGCATGAAGTAGTTTTAAGTCCTTTTCTTCAACTTTCATTTTCTATGCTTGCAAAACTCACTTTGGTAATTTCACTATGTGCTTTGATAAAGTCATTTAACTCATCTAAATTAGTGTTTTTAATCTTTTGCATTTCTTCTTTTAAATTTCCAAGTTTTAAACCATGCAAATATTCATTTAGCATTATATCTAGTCTTTTAGCCAAGTTTTCATACCTTAAAGGCATAGAGCCTACTAAAAATTGTTTAGCTAGTTGAAATTCTTTTTCATTGACTCCATTTTGGACAAAGTTTTCAAAAACTTCCTTAACTAAAGCTTTAGCCTCATTGGAACTTTCATTTTTAGTTTGCAAATACCCAAAAACTCTACTATAATTTAAATTTACATCAAGCATAGCATATGCTGAATACGCCAAGCCTCTTTTTACACGCACTTCTTCCATCAAACGCGAACCAAAACCACCTTGACCTAAAATAAACAAAGCAAGTTTAGCTAAATACATTTTCTCATCATTAATTTGTATATTAAATGGAGAGCAAAAATATATATAAGCTTGCTCGGTGCTTTTTTGCTCACTTACTTCTATACTCTCATCAACGAGCTTGTAGCTTTTGTTTTGATTTGGGGCATTTCTTTTTAAAATTTGGCAAATTTTTTCTGTTTTAACCTTCACTTCATCTTCTTTAATATCTCCACCAAAAACAAATAAAACATTATCAAGTACTAAATTTTCACTCATAAAATCTTGCAATTCTTTTAAACTTATCTTTTCTATGCTTTCTTTAGTCCCATCAAGACCACTAGCAAAAATTTCATCTTTGAAAACATTCTTATTCAAAAGTCTTTTTGCTTGATAATCATAATCAGTATTTAAACTTGCAAGCTCACCTAAAGCTAAAGTTTTTAATCTTTGTAAGATTTTTTCTTCAAAACGCACATTTAAAAACAATTCTTGTAATTTTTCTAAAGCAAAATCAAAATGTTCTTTCAAGCATTTAATACTAATTTGAAAATGTTCAAAACTAGCCTTAGCATAAAGCTCTATAGCACGGTATTCTAAGCTTTTAAAGAACTCATCATTACTTCCTTCATTTAAAAGCCTAGCAAGCATACTTGCACAACCTCTATTGTGTTTTTCTGCTATTTTTCCACTATTTTTAAAAATGAGCTTAAAAAATACTACAGGAAGCTCATTTTCATACTCATATATTATGTCTATTTTAGTTTCATTAAAGTCTAAATTTAACATTAAAACCTTTCTAAAATATTATAAGCTGTATCGCGTTTGGCAGGTAATTCCCCTATATCTTTAATAAGTTCTATCATTTGTTCTTGATTCATTCTATATTTTGCACCAGCTGCGGCTACAACATTTTCTTCCATCATAGTTGAACCTAAATCATTTGCACCAAATTTTAAAGCAAGTTGGCCTATTAAAGAGCCTTGTGTTACCCATGAACTTTGTAAATTTTTAAAATTATCTAAATATAATCTTGCCAAAGCTAGTAATCTTAAATACCTATTAGAGCTTTGCTTGATGATTTCAGGGTGTTTTTTAATCAAAGGGGTATTTTCACTTTGAAACGACCATAAAATAAAAGCTCTAAAGCCATTTGTTTTATCTTGTAGATTTCTTAAATGATCAAAATGTTCGATGATTTCCTCATCATTTTCAACTGTACCAAACATCATTGTAGCAGTACTTTTCATACCTATATTATGCGCACTCTCATGCACCCTAAGCCAAGTAGCTGTGTCACATTTGTGTGGCGCTATAATATCTCTCACCCTATCGCTTAATACTTCAGCACCCGCTCCAGGTATAGAAAAAAGTCCTTTGACTTGTAATCTTTTTAAAACCTCTTCTATAGA
Protein-coding regions in this window:
- a CDS encoding Crp/Fnr family transcriptional regulator; this encodes MDKHFEILISKGEKKYFKKGNILFFQGEKANKIYILLSGKVRIYKVNAKGFELTLHTLTPVNFIAEMPVFEGIDYPANAICEQDCEICVFDFNEFKKLCLENGEFSFLLLTSLIGKIRILENFIRQKSLDLKSRLVSFLLENEEKLQNLKQKEIAVILNLPPESLSRFLKELKQNELICTNKGKIVILNKEKMQNLIKSF
- a CDS encoding amino acid ABC transporter permease, with the translated sequence MDFDFLVKFSPMFIQASWLTLKLAIYGVFFSFLVGLFCVGVSYFKFSFLNTICKIYIEFSRNTPLLIQLFFLYYALPEFGIQLSSFACAVIGLSFLGGSYMAESLRAGMEAVKKQQYESGLSLGLSKWQNFRYIIMPQALGIAMPSISANIIFLLKETSVVSIIALADLVYVAKDLIGLYYKSNEALFALVLCYLILILPLSLVLNRIEKRLNYV
- a CDS encoding amino acid ABC transporter permease, producing MFEILNQDTFFRLAQGLKVTLELSLISVLISLIGGVFFGILMHSKNKFLYVFCRFMLEFVRIMPLIVWLFIVHFGLAKWFGWHLSALGSSIIVFSIWGVFEMMDLVRSSLASIPKHQYESGLSLGFNKFEVYLFIIIPLSLRRLLPMSINLFTRIIKSTSVIYLIGGIELIKVGQQVIELNLFQNSYAAFVIYGLILLIYFILCYPLSVYSKFLEKKWS
- a CDS encoding dehypoxanthine futalosine cyclase produces the protein MSRLSKKEALNLLQNAPLYELGAMAYERKLELHPEKITTFVVDRNINYTNICCIDCDFCAFCRKEKDDDSYILKYEEIGQKIEELQAIGGTQILFQGGVHPKLKIEWYEDLLSYIKTNYPTITVHGFSAVEIAYIARVSKISIEEVLKRLQVKGLFSIPGAGAEVLSDRVRDIIAPHKCDTATWLRVHESAHNIGMKSTATMMFGTVENDEEIIEHFDHLRNLQDKTNGFRAFILWSFQSENTPLIKKHPEIIKQSSNRYLRLLALARLYLDNFKNLQSSWVTQGSLIGQLALKFGANDLGSTMMEENVVAAAGAKYRMNQEQMIELIKDIGELPAKRDTAYNILERF
- a CDS encoding cysteine ABC transporter substrate-binding protein, whose amino-acid sequence is MKKFFLLSFLMALFFSACSNSSSNENSIEKIKQQGVIRIGVFGDKPPFGYLDAQGKNQGYDVYFAKRIAKELLGDESKVQFVLVEAANRVEFLESNKVDLILANFTKTPEREAVVDFALPYMKVALGVVAPKGSDIETLDDLKNKTLILNKGTTADAYFTKNMPDIKTIKFDQNTETFAALIGKRGDALSHDNALLFAWAKENPNFEVVIKELGNHDVIAPAVKKGDEAMLNFINDLILKLQNEQFFHKAYDETLKPFFSDDIKADDVVIEGGKI
- a CDS encoding M16 family metallopeptidase translates to MLNLDFNETKIDIIYEYENELPVVFFKLIFKNSGKIAEKHNRGCASMLARLLNEGSNDEFFKSLEYRAIELYAKASFEHFQISIKCLKEHFDFALEKLQELFLNVRFEEKILQRLKTLALGELASLNTDYDYQAKRLLNKNVFKDEIFASGLDGTKESIEKISLKELQDFMSENLVLDNVLFVFGGDIKEDEVKVKTEKICQILKRNAPNQNKSYKLVDESIEVSEQKSTEQAYIYFCSPFNIQINDEKMYLAKLALFILGQGGFGSRLMEEVRVKRGLAYSAYAMLDVNLNYSRVFGYLQTKNESSNEAKALVKEVFENFVQNGVNEKEFQLAKQFLVGSMPLRYENLAKRLDIMLNEYLHGLKLGNLKEEMQKIKNTNLDELNDFIKAHSEITKVSFASIENES
- a CDS encoding amino acid ABC transporter ATP-binding protein gives rise to the protein MSILKIQNLQKYYDDHHVLKDINLEVNQKEVVVILGPSGCGKSTLLRCINGLEEMADGAILVDDEKIDKNYKKWTQIRQKIGMVFQSYELFDHLNVEQNILLGPLKVQKRKKEEVLEEAKYWLDRVGLLHKIKAYPKELSGGQKQRIAIVRSLCMNPEIMLFDEVTAALDPEIVREVLDVILNLAKDGMTMLIVTHEMGFARAVADKIVFMDDGKIVEISNPDEFFENPKTDRAKKFLNLFDFHR
- the recG gene encoding ATP-dependent DNA helicase RecG, with amino-acid sequence MKVEEKDLKLLHALGVKNCIDLALILPKKFDDFRISKFPKDTFCTQNVKIISTQNHHSQLFMLCECLEWGIKANIVIFHPNKWHFKIFKHNALVCIHAKMNFFNGIWQFINPKIVKNIGQIIPKYQISSIKDESIKKLILKYVNEANLKALNLEQKYINLLLNLHNYDDLILYKNFNAIVKDLKYIEIFNHLRRLKGKKISQNAYEIELFDISSWLKGLEFSPTNDQLLAIEDIKKDLQNKVAKRRVVMGDVGCGKTLVILAASLLVYPKKAILMAPTSILAEQIYHEAKRFLPDFVNVLLLKGGKKDKDLAKLKEQAHFIIGTHALIHQEEFEAVLVMIDEQHRFGSNQRQKISELSKNSQYAPHIVQFSATPIPRTLSMIQSELVNFSFIKQMPFKKDIKTFCIQDKDFKYLLKKIDDELAKNHQVIIIYPLVNESENIDYLSLEQAQGYWINKYKNVYVTHGKDKNKDQILQEFREKGTILLSTTVVEVGISLPRLSVIVVVGAERLGLATLHQLRGRVGRVGLESFCYLYTKQKEIPSRLLEFAKTLDGFKIAELDLKNRLSGDLLDGRVQHGNHFKFFDFADDEELVLKAKESIKNMEKENG